The following nucleotide sequence is from Sphaeramia orbicularis chromosome 24, fSphaOr1.1, whole genome shotgun sequence.
GCATGAGGAAGTGAGACAGTCAGATTTTGTTGTCATATGTTTGTCTTACATGAGTAGCTATTAAGGCTAACAACTAGCTTCGAGCTGCTGAgggtatgcacacacacacatacagtcacacacagacacacaaccagaCAAGACCTCAGTAGATATATGGTACAACGGTGGCTGGAGTTTCCCTAGTAACAGCGTTTAGTTTCACACTTTCTGAAATGCAAGCCCTCATGAATATACATCCACCCAGCATATGGCCATAACATCTCCCTCTACTCGCACACCAGCAACCTGACAGGCACAGCCTTCAGTCACACACATAATACAGAACATACTGCACAAACTGATCCGCACACACTTACAATGTCATGTCAGACGGCTGAGGCTTCTCCTCCAGCTAACAATGTGGTGTGCATTAGCTGTCTGGAGTgcacgcacatatacacacacgagTAAATCTATCTGTGAGGCCTATTAGTCACagaccacaaacacacatacaaactctAACACAAGCTGCCCCAGTACCCTGATTCTAAAAACTCACAGGGGATGTCTgatgcacgcatgcacacagacATGCACAATTGCCCACCTGGGGCAGCCTCAATTTAACATGGAGTCGgtagaaaatgcactaaaaaagACAGAATAGTCATCTGAGTGTGAAACAAAAGAACATCActcggaaaaaaaaataaaaaataaaaaaaaaataaacacaatgccAGCATCTGGAACAGAAGCTTGTTATCAAGAATTACTGATCGTGAAAATTTAAATTCGCATAATTTCCGAATAAACGCTGAAAAATCCATTAGAAAAATAACACTGCAttgtgatgtcttttttttttggaaatctgTTCAAATAGCAAtatcaatgaggttttcctgtgAATGGACGGAACATCCTATTATTTTTAGCACTTCAGAGGCACAAGTGCAAACACTAAAGCAATACAGTGCAACATGAGGGAAACAACATCCAACATATGGCACCGAATTAGCATGTACGAAGAAAACAGGAGAATAAATGTGTCAATATATTCACAACAAAGCCAATAGCAAGTATTTGGGTCAATAGCTGTAAGAAATCTTCTTAGGGTACGTTTGTGAGATTCAAGGGCATATTAGTCCAgattttgatgtgaaaaaatgtctgagggtgtgtgtgtgtgtgtatggggggggtaatgctgcaacatctgcacactcacacccacacacacacacatgcagaaacaCACAGATTCATTGAGCTtgtctgatgaaaaaaaaagaaaaaacatcaccTACACCAAGCTGTGCAACACAAAGAAATCAGTCCCACACATGTTAGATCTACACATTGTTTTTCCTCCATCCTCTACCTCCCTTCCTCCCACTCTCTCCCTCACGCACAcattaatacagaaaaatacacccCAAAACTCTTTGTCTGTCCCTCCTCTCTAGTTAGATGTAAGCTGCAGGAGACACATGAGGCTAAAATCATCATCACATCCAAAGGTGAAGATTAAAGCAGACAAGCTGTTTAGTGTCAATATTAACATCCGCAAAATCTCTTCAGCTCCAATAACAAGCAAATTGACTTTTATACATGATGAAATGAATCCCGTGGTGAAGAGGCCAAACAAAGACAGACGATGAAATAAAGCATGGCCATAAATCTGCACGTTGGTTATTGTAGATGTCATAAAGCtatgaaacaaaaaaaggtaGTTGAGTAGGGAGTAAATTGATCCAACCATCACTGATACTACAGCAGGTCACGCACCACAGTAAAACAAGGCACGTTCTGACTCTTAGAGCTGAGAAATAACAACATCAATCCCATAGATACAACCACTGCAGACTAATCCAACACAGGAGTCAAAACACACAGGTGTGCCTCCTCTTGATAAGTACTAGAGACCCTGTTGTTCAAAGGTGGTCTGACATAAGTTTACCAATGTTAATTAACGCTTCTGTCAAACAGGAAAACACTGATAAATCTCAATGCCTGTGAATTCCCGAGCAGGATTAAACCCACAGGGCACTGCCGCTTGGGGCCAAATACTGTATAAATCTGTTGACTCTATACAGCTGCCTATACAGTAGCTCCTGGATCCGTTATGGATTTTTCATAAAGTCTTTATGGCTTGGATGCAGATGACCATTTCACTGCCTCCAAATACTGTGGAGATATATGAAGCCTATTTGGCTTAAGGCAGGTCAGGAGGCACTAGAGCATCAATAATTCATAtacccttgtgtgtgtgtgtgtgtgtgtgtgtgtgtgtgtgtgtgtgtgtgtgtgtgtgtgtgtgaatgcttgTGGTGAGTGTGAATAACTGTGAGATCATGTGTTTGTGTAGTGTGTGAGGTTTTCTATGTAATCACACATGGTTCAGTTGTGAACTAAAACAACACCTGCTGGACCAAGTGGTTATTTTCATATTTCAACCTCCATTTATTTTGAACCAAAAAGAGATCAGGGTTAAATCCACTAAacttaaatacaaaaataagactCAAATTGAAATCAATATGAATACAATTTACACATACATCCAGTGCTGTGGAGCAGGATGACAGCATTGTGAAATGGCAATACTCTTGATATGGCAAAAGGGGAGCTTGAACAAGCCAAATGGTTTGTTTTAGGCAACTGCGTAGCCAGCTGGAACTGTCAGGGTCTATGAGTTAGTGGCTTAAGGTTCCGATCTGTGTTATGGTCAGTCCCGGTCTTAAAGCTAACAGTAAAAAAATAGAAGGGAGACTTTTCGAGAGCCATCCCAGATCCTATCTTTCATCTTTCCCCCCATCTCTCCTCTCCCGGTCTCACCGTCTGGTCTGCCGCAGCAGACGCTCTATGCAGAGAAGGGGCCCATTCCATTATCCCCAGAAATTAAACAGAAAACCAAACCAAGCCGTGTGCGCTATGTGGGGGTTGTAAAGGTGATTTTTCTGTTCGGGGCAATGGGTTTTTGTAGAAATCGTGTCCCACGCTGCACGAATTCTAATCTGAAGGGGCGTTGTCTGTTTATATGGCCGCTCTCTTTCAGTTTTCAACACTCTGCAATTTGATGGAAATTCCACAGTGCGCCTCTGGTCCAGACGCAGCCCGGGGTCCATCTGTGACATACAGATAGTCCAAAACCAGGtccttgtatgtgtgtgcgtctgtgtgcttGGGTGCGTGTGCGCGAGTTGGGTTGTATGTGCGCGCCTATGCGTCCGTGCGCTTTGGCGAGAGGAGGCGGCGGAGAGCGGGTTGGAGGAGGGGGATATCAAACGGAATCCCTGATCACTCCTTGCCCCCGTTAACCAAAGACAGCTCTTTGAGAATTCCACTGGCGTCCACTCGCCTCCTTTCTCGGATCATGTCCTCCAGGCTGCGAAAGACCAGTGTGTGCACCCCGCTGCCGGACAGATGCACTTTGAGGAAATACTGCTGCTCAGCTGAGTGCGCCTCTCCCCCGGCTTTGAACTCCCGTTTCCCAAAGCGGCACCAGGCTGCGAAACTTTCCGAGTTGGTCCAGCATATCTCCTCGCTGCTGAGGCCCAGGTGTCCCACTGCGTTCTGCATCACTAGGTCAGGGGGGAGCGGCCGGTACCGGTACCGGTTGTTGACTATCCTTCCGTGACGGCCGTTGCTGAGCTCCAGCAGGCTGTCCTTGCGGATTTCCCCTTTGTGCAGGTGAATGACCTGGTCATCCTGCTCGTAAATGGCCCAGTGGGGGGCTTGCGCGGTGGCCACCAGCTCCAGCAGGTCCCCCGGTTTGCACATAGTCAGCAAAGTTTTGGCCGAGTACACATTCAAGTCCTCGTTCTCCCGGAGCTTGGAGAAGATGCATTCCTGGGAGCAGAACGCGGAGTACTCCACCTCGCTGAAGGAGAAGGGTCCCTCCTCGGCCGGGCTGTGGTCCTTGGTGAAGCCGCAGTCGGACGGAGTGCGGtcgtccacctcctcctcttcgtcagAGAAGAAATAGGCGACACCGACCCGTAACTCGTCCTTCTCCAGCCCGGACGGATCCCCCGTGGGCAGCTCGCTGTAGTTGAGGTGGGTGATCCGATCCAGTTGATTTCCCATCAATGACCTGGCAAGGCAGAGGCATGGACTGCGGTGTCTGAGGGATGGGGGAGAGGGGGACAGATGGGAGGCAGATAGAGAGGACGAGAGGGTGTCAGGAGAGAGTTAGGAAATCTATTCATCATTACAGCACAATACACATTATGCAGCAGCAGCCTGTGTTCCCAGTAACAGCCCTTTAGAGCGCAGATAAAGGGAAGACCCCAGCCAAACACTTGTGAGTGGAGCTACAAGAGCTCTGTGGTGTTATTGAGCCCAAAGAGTACACTAACACATCAATGATCCACTGCCCCTTGCTCCCTTCACACCCATTAGTCAATCATTAATTCCACTGGAATGTACAAAGAGCTGGTGGTTCCCACACAGATAAGCCAGGAACAGAAAAGAAGGCAGACAGCTTCACACTTCAGTCTTGGGTCTTTTACGCGTGACGCAAAAATGTCAAAAGACCTGCGTGGTAAAAAGCAGATACCTGTGCGCTCCCCGGGCAGATGGTTAAATATCCATATGGTCCATTAGAACAGCAGGCAGCACCGGCCTCCTGTTCTCCTTTTTCTTGTCTTCTTTCCCTTTTCTTCTCACACTTTTCTGTCA
It contains:
- the lratd1 gene encoding protein LRATD1; translation: MGNQLDRITHLNYSELPTGDPSGLEKDELRVGVAYFFSDEEEEVDDRTPSDCGFTKDHSPAEEGPFSFSEVEYSAFCSQECIFSKLRENEDLNVYSAKTLLTMCKPGDLLELVATAQAPHWAIYEQDDQVIHLHKGEIRKDSLLELSNGRHGRIVNNRYRYRPLPPDLVMQNAVGHLGLSSEEICWTNSESFAAWCRFGKREFKAGGEAHSAEQQYFLKVHLSGSGVHTLVFRSLEDMIRERRRVDASGILKELSLVNGGKE